From Daphnia pulicaria isolate SC F1-1A chromosome 4, SC_F0-13Bv2, whole genome shotgun sequence, one genomic window encodes:
- the LOC124336388 gene encoding uncharacterized protein LOC124336388 isoform X1, with protein sequence MTQFSILGIFVLSTLSSSAFGNVLAPRGPRDVEGCGGSIFVEDAVVIDAPLSANCKWQIKTDENRVLVFTVVSAGGNFKQVEEFLSIHDGLGLDSSVLLFENQKVHEVSKKELPEAIYTTGSVAEVRFKKTPTSVFKLKIQKAVNCPFNLGAESQCGRVVDETSCYCATFTKRDQTSQTSYCDSNAMKLWAIESYEEEFAIQTVWGTSNTMWTSGSDEQMEGKWIWETTGSNLYPGYANWADGQPDNLGQEGTENCLHINGSRNGRVGWNNLPCSNLLDAICEAHS encoded by the exons ATGAcacaattttctattttaggCATTTTCGTCCTCAGCACTCTTTCAAGCTCAGCTTTTGGCAATGTCCTGGCGCCCCGAGGTCCCCGAG ATGTGGAAGGATGTGGAGGATCAATCTTTGTTGAAGATGCGGTGGTGATCGATGCTCCGCTTAGCGCAAACTGCAAGTGGCAAATCAAAACTGACGAAAATCGCGTCCTTGTTTTCACTGTCGTTTCTGCTGGCGGGAATTTCAAACAAGTTGAAGAATTTCTGTCG ATTCACGACGGACTTGGACTTGATTCCTCTGTTCTCTTATTTGAGAACCAAAAGGTTCACGAGGTCTCGAAAAAGGAATTACCCGAGGCCATTTATACCACAGGTTCAGTCGCCGAAGTTCGATTCAAGAAAACCCCGACTTCAGTTTTTAAgctcaaaattcaaaag GCTGTGAATTGTCCGTTTAACTTGGGAGCAGAGAGCCAATGTGGACGAGTTGTGGATGAGACTTCCTGTTACTGTGCAACATTCACCAAG AGAGATCAAACGTCGCAGACCTCGTATTGTGATTCAAACGCCATGAAACTGTGGGCCATCGAAAGTTACGAAGAGGAATTTGCCATTCAGACTGTCTGGGGTACATCAA ATACGATGTGGACCTCGGGTTCTGATGAACAAATGGAGGGTAAGTGGATTTGGGAGACCACTGGTTCAAATCTGTACCCGGGATACGCTAACTGGGCTGACGGACAACCTGACAACTTAGGACAAGAAGGTACCGAAAATTGCTTACACATAAACGGCTCTAGAAATGGAAGGGTGGGCTGGAATAATTTGCCCTGCAGCAATTTGTTGGACGCTATCTGTGAAGCACATTCATAG
- the LOC124336388 gene encoding uncharacterized protein LOC124336388 isoform X2, translated as MTQFSILGIFVLSTLSSSAFGNVLAPRDVEGCGGSIFVEDAVVIDAPLSANCKWQIKTDENRVLVFTVVSAGGNFKQVEEFLSIHDGLGLDSSVLLFENQKVHEVSKKELPEAIYTTGSVAEVRFKKTPTSVFKLKIQKAVNCPFNLGAESQCGRVVDETSCYCATFTKRDQTSQTSYCDSNAMKLWAIESYEEEFAIQTVWGTSNTMWTSGSDEQMEGKWIWETTGSNLYPGYANWADGQPDNLGQEGTENCLHINGSRNGRVGWNNLPCSNLLDAICEAHS; from the exons ATGAcacaattttctattttaggCATTTTCGTCCTCAGCACTCTTTCAAGCTCAGCTTTTGGCAATGTCCTGGCGCCCCGAG ATGTGGAAGGATGTGGAGGATCAATCTTTGTTGAAGATGCGGTGGTGATCGATGCTCCGCTTAGCGCAAACTGCAAGTGGCAAATCAAAACTGACGAAAATCGCGTCCTTGTTTTCACTGTCGTTTCTGCTGGCGGGAATTTCAAACAAGTTGAAGAATTTCTGTCG ATTCACGACGGACTTGGACTTGATTCCTCTGTTCTCTTATTTGAGAACCAAAAGGTTCACGAGGTCTCGAAAAAGGAATTACCCGAGGCCATTTATACCACAGGTTCAGTCGCCGAAGTTCGATTCAAGAAAACCCCGACTTCAGTTTTTAAgctcaaaattcaaaag GCTGTGAATTGTCCGTTTAACTTGGGAGCAGAGAGCCAATGTGGACGAGTTGTGGATGAGACTTCCTGTTACTGTGCAACATTCACCAAG AGAGATCAAACGTCGCAGACCTCGTATTGTGATTCAAACGCCATGAAACTGTGGGCCATCGAAAGTTACGAAGAGGAATTTGCCATTCAGACTGTCTGGGGTACATCAA ATACGATGTGGACCTCGGGTTCTGATGAACAAATGGAGGGTAAGTGGATTTGGGAGACCACTGGTTCAAATCTGTACCCGGGATACGCTAACTGGGCTGACGGACAACCTGACAACTTAGGACAAGAAGGTACCGAAAATTGCTTACACATAAACGGCTCTAGAAATGGAAGGGTGGGCTGGAATAATTTGCCCTGCAGCAATTTGTTGGACGCTATCTGTGAAGCACATTCATAG